The following proteins come from a genomic window of Hymenobacter canadensis:
- a CDS encoding M48 family metalloprotease, which yields MRRSFLTLLLPLAGVAALTTAAIHKPAQFSLFSIQQDIELGAQVARQTDSTYRAKGQLLERSRNPRAYQLLDGVVKRVLDNGNVKYRTQFPWDVKIIKDDAVQNAFATPGGHIYVYSGLVKFLDNESELAGILGHEIAHSDRRHSTQMLQKQYGTSLLLGIVLGNRSNSQLVQLAAGVGQLKFSRDYELDADKYSTIYLNGTRYYDCDGAAGFFIKAEKQGGGGTPEFLSTHPNPGSRITNIQKSAQALGCASRSVSNTNFAELKRIL from the coding sequence ATGCGCCGTTCCTTCCTGACGCTTCTTCTGCCACTGGCCGGGGTAGCCGCCCTCACCACCGCCGCCATCCACAAGCCCGCGCAGTTCAGCCTGTTTTCCATTCAGCAGGACATTGAGCTAGGTGCCCAGGTGGCCCGCCAGACCGACTCCACCTACCGTGCCAAAGGCCAGCTGCTGGAGCGCAGCCGTAACCCGCGCGCCTACCAGCTGCTCGATGGCGTGGTGAAGCGCGTGCTCGACAACGGCAACGTGAAGTACCGCACCCAGTTTCCCTGGGACGTGAAAATCATCAAGGACGACGCCGTGCAAAACGCCTTTGCCACGCCCGGCGGCCACATTTATGTGTATTCAGGATTGGTTAAGTTCCTGGATAATGAAAGCGAGCTGGCCGGTATCCTGGGCCACGAAATTGCGCATTCCGACCGCCGCCACAGCACCCAGATGCTCCAGAAGCAGTACGGCACCAGCTTGCTGCTGGGCATCGTGCTCGGCAACCGCTCCAATAGCCAACTGGTGCAGCTGGCGGCCGGCGTGGGCCAGCTCAAGTTCAGCCGCGACTACGAGCTCGACGCCGACAAATACTCCACCATCTACCTCAACGGTACCCGCTATTACGACTGCGACGGCGCCGCCGGCTTCTTCATCAAGGCCGAAAAGCAGGGGGGAGGCGGCACGCCCGAGTTCCTGAGCACCCACCCCAATCCCGGCTCGCGCATCACCAACATCCAGAAAAGTGCCCAGGCCCTGGGCTGCGCCAGCCGCTCGGTCAGCAACACCAACTTCGCGGAGCTGAAGCGGATTCTGTAA
- a CDS encoding fructose-6-phosphate aldolase, with amino-acid sequence MYIIKVKGKAKIPDYIQLRDEEFVLIAYFRADRPLKDLHRYGLQGKEEPLAAVIEGLAFGKLQKLEV; translated from the coding sequence ATGTACATTATCAAAGTAAAAGGCAAGGCCAAGATTCCGGATTACATCCAGCTGCGCGACGAGGAGTTTGTGCTCATCGCCTACTTCCGCGCCGACCGGCCGCTGAAGGACCTGCACCGCTACGGGCTGCAGGGCAAGGAAGAGCCGCTGGCCGCCGTTATCGAAGGCCTGGCGTTTGGCAAGCTGCAGAAGCTGGAAGTCTGA
- the fsa gene encoding fructose-6-phosphate aldolase: MKFFIDTANLKEIQEAVELGVLDGVTTNPSLMAKEGIRGTDAVLSHYKQICELVDGDVSAEVIATDFEGIIREGEALADLHPNIVVKVPMIRDGVKAIKYFSEKGIKTNCTLIFSAGQALLAAKAGATYVSPFVGRLDDIGHDGLQLVQQIVDIFSNYGYPTQVLAASVRHVPHLLQCAELGADVVTCPLNVITGLLNHPLTDKGLATFLADHAKVNG; encoded by the coding sequence ATGAAATTCTTCATTGACACCGCCAACCTGAAAGAAATTCAGGAGGCCGTAGAACTTGGCGTCCTCGACGGCGTGACCACCAACCCTTCGCTGATGGCCAAAGAGGGCATCCGCGGCACCGATGCGGTGCTGAGCCACTACAAGCAGATCTGCGAGTTGGTGGACGGCGACGTATCGGCCGAGGTAATTGCTACCGATTTCGAGGGCATCATCCGGGAAGGCGAGGCCCTGGCCGACCTGCACCCCAACATCGTGGTGAAAGTGCCCATGATCCGGGACGGCGTGAAAGCCATCAAGTATTTCTCGGAGAAAGGCATCAAAACCAACTGCACGCTGATTTTCTCGGCCGGGCAGGCACTGCTGGCCGCCAAAGCCGGCGCCACTTACGTGTCGCCGTTTGTGGGCCGCCTCGATGATATCGGGCACGACGGCCTGCAACTGGTGCAGCAGATCGTGGACATCTTCTCGAACTACGGCTACCCCACGCAGGTGCTGGCGGCTTCTGTGCGCCACGTGCCGCACCTGCTGCAGTGCGCTGAGCTTGGGGCCGATGTGGTAACCTGCCCGCTGAACGTCATCACCGGCCTGCTCAACCACCCGCTCACCGACAAAGGCCTGGCCACGTTCCTGGCCGACCATGCCAAGGTGAATGGCTAG
- a CDS encoding glycosyltransferase — protein sequence MNPPGLSVLIPVYNRDVTPLVRALLAQAADWGGPVEIHCLDDASAPQYRRLNQALAALPGVCYQELPRNVGRAAIRNQLAAAAAHEWLLLLDNDSLLPDGQFLARYAAARLLAPVLVGGTTYEALPPVEPELYLRWLYGRRREARPAALRQRAPHGQLTLNNMLVQATVFRRFGLDETLTRYGHEDTKFGWLLRQAGTSVHHLDNPVLHDGLEPAALFLSKTHDAVRNLARLYHAEGLGADTKLLKAALQLRRWGLGEAVRVAFALRQQQVRQNLLSGQPSLRQLDAIKLYWLLTELK from the coding sequence TTGAATCCCCCCGGCCTTTCGGTGCTGATTCCGGTGTATAACCGCGACGTGACGCCGCTGGTCCGTGCCCTGCTGGCCCAGGCTGCTGACTGGGGTGGGCCGGTGGAAATCCACTGCCTCGACGACGCCTCCGCCCCGCAGTATCGCCGCCTGAACCAGGCGCTGGCCGCGCTGCCGGGCGTGTGCTACCAGGAGCTGCCCCGGAACGTAGGGCGCGCGGCCATCCGCAACCAACTGGCCGCCGCCGCCGCCCACGAGTGGCTGCTGCTGCTCGACAACGACAGCCTGCTGCCGGATGGACAGTTTCTGGCCCGCTACGCCGCGGCCCGACTGCTGGCGCCAGTGCTGGTGGGCGGCACCACTTATGAGGCGCTGCCACCAGTTGAGCCGGAGCTGTACCTGCGCTGGTTGTACGGGCGGCGGCGCGAGGCCCGGCCGGCGGCCCTGCGCCAGCGGGCTCCGCACGGCCAGCTTACGCTCAATAACATGCTGGTGCAGGCGACCGTGTTCCGCCGGTTTGGCCTCGATGAAACCCTGACCCGCTACGGCCACGAAGACACCAAGTTCGGCTGGCTGCTGCGGCAGGCCGGCACCAGCGTGCATCACCTCGATAACCCCGTATTGCACGATGGGCTGGAGCCTGCGGCCCTGTTTCTGAGCAAGACGCACGATGCCGTCCGCAACTTGGCGCGCCTTTACCACGCCGAGGGCCTGGGCGCCGATACCAAGCTGCTAAAGGCCGCGTTGCAGCTGCGCCGCTGGGGCCTCGGCGAGGCAGTGCGCGTGGCGTTTGCGCTGCGGCAGCAGCAGGTGCGCCAAAACCTGCTCTCCGGCCAGCCCAGCCTGCGCCAGCTCGATGCCATCAAGCTCTACTGGCTGCTAACAGAGCTGAAGTAG
- a CDS encoding LLM class flavin-dependent oxidoreductase → MKFGYWMPIFGGWLRNVEDEQMPTDWSYVKQLAQRSEALGYDLTLIAELYLNDIKGTEAPSLEAWSTAAALAAVTEQLEIMVAVRPTFHNPALLAKQAANIDLIAPGRLSLNVVSSWWKDEATKYGLHFEQHDDRYARTREWLDVVTNVWKQDHFSYDGKYYQVADNVLQPKPAKAPFLYAGGESEAAKDLISTQCDGYVMHGDSPELIGARIADMRRRREQKGLPPMKFGVAGYTIVRDSEQDVKKELDRITNVKASASGYGNYQQWLAGTQLEQQVSLQDYSVSNRGLRTGLTGTPAQLQDRIGAFEAVGVDFFLLQASPQLEEMERFSESVIQVVA, encoded by the coding sequence ATGAAATTTGGCTATTGGATGCCCATATTCGGGGGCTGGCTGCGCAACGTCGAGGACGAGCAGATGCCCACCGACTGGAGCTACGTAAAGCAGCTGGCCCAGCGCAGCGAGGCCCTGGGCTACGACCTGACGCTGATTGCGGAGCTCTACCTGAACGACATCAAAGGCACCGAGGCGCCCTCGCTGGAGGCCTGGAGCACGGCCGCCGCGCTGGCCGCCGTGACCGAGCAGTTGGAAATTATGGTGGCCGTGCGCCCCACCTTCCACAACCCCGCGCTGCTGGCTAAGCAGGCCGCCAACATCGATTTGATTGCGCCCGGGCGGTTGTCGCTGAACGTGGTGTCGTCGTGGTGGAAGGACGAGGCCACCAAGTACGGCCTGCACTTCGAGCAGCACGACGACCGGTACGCCCGCACCCGCGAGTGGCTGGACGTGGTGACCAACGTGTGGAAGCAGGACCATTTCAGCTACGACGGCAAGTACTACCAAGTGGCCGACAACGTGCTGCAACCCAAGCCCGCCAAAGCCCCGTTCCTGTACGCCGGCGGCGAATCGGAAGCGGCCAAGGACCTGATTTCGACGCAGTGCGACGGCTACGTGATGCACGGCGACTCGCCAGAGCTGATTGGGGCCCGCATTGCCGATATGCGCCGCCGCCGCGAGCAGAAAGGGTTGCCGCCGATGAAATTCGGCGTGGCCGGCTACACCATTGTGCGCGACTCGGAGCAGGACGTGAAAAAGGAGCTGGACCGCATCACCAACGTGAAGGCCTCGGCCTCGGGCTACGGCAACTACCAGCAGTGGCTGGCCGGCACCCAGCTGGAGCAGCAGGTGTCGTTGCAAGACTACTCGGTGTCCAACCGTGGCCTGCGCACCGGCCTGACCGGCACGCCCGCCCAGCTGCAAGACCGGATTGGCGCTTTCGAGGCTGTAGGCGTTGATTTTTTCCTGTTGCAGGCCAGCCCGCAGCTGGAAGAAATGGAGCGTTTCTCCGAATCTGTTATCCAGGTAGTGGCGTAA
- a CDS encoding Gfo/Idh/MocA family protein, with translation MADSPAAVRFAICGVGHIGRRHAALVTRHADAQLVALIDANPEVQAALATEFPGVPFFASLDDYLAHGPAADVLTIATPNGLHAPQAVRGLRAGLHVVVEKPLALSKADAEQIVHKALQTGRFVFGVMQNRYSPPAAWLKQVMDEGRLGQVYLVQLNCFWNRDERYYTPGSWHGTQALDGGTLFTQFSHFVDLLYWVFGDITNISARFRDFNHAGLTEFEDSGLVTFDLLRGGSGTLQYSTAVWDRNLESSLTVVAEHGSLRLGGQYMDKVDYCHLRDYQMPELAPTNPANQYGPYQGSAANHVHVIDNVVDTIQKRGVATTNALEGLKVVEMIERIYALK, from the coding sequence TTGGCTGATTCTCCTGCTGCCGTTCGTTTTGCCATCTGCGGCGTGGGCCACATCGGCCGCCGCCACGCCGCGTTGGTGACGCGCCACGCCGATGCCCAACTGGTAGCCCTCATCGATGCAAACCCCGAAGTCCAGGCTGCCCTGGCCACTGAGTTTCCCGGCGTCCCGTTCTTCGCCTCGCTCGATGACTACCTCGCCCACGGCCCCGCTGCCGACGTGCTGACCATTGCCACGCCCAACGGCCTGCATGCCCCGCAGGCGGTGCGCGGCCTGCGCGCCGGCCTGCACGTGGTGGTAGAAAAGCCACTGGCCCTCAGCAAAGCCGACGCCGAGCAAATTGTGCACAAGGCGCTGCAAACCGGCCGTTTTGTGTTTGGGGTGATGCAGAACCGCTACTCGCCGCCTGCTGCTTGGCTGAAGCAGGTGATGGACGAAGGCCGACTGGGGCAGGTGTATCTGGTGCAGCTCAACTGCTTCTGGAACCGCGACGAGCGGTACTACACGCCCGGCAGTTGGCACGGCACCCAGGCCCTCGACGGCGGCACGCTCTTCACCCAGTTCAGCCATTTCGTGGATTTGCTCTACTGGGTGTTCGGCGACATCACCAATATCTCAGCCCGCTTCCGCGACTTCAACCACGCCGGCCTCACCGAATTCGAGGACAGCGGCCTCGTCACGTTTGACCTGTTGCGCGGCGGTAGCGGCACCCTGCAGTACAGCACCGCCGTCTGGGACCGGAACTTGGAAAGCTCCCTCACGGTGGTGGCCGAGCACGGCAGCCTGCGCCTCGGCGGCCAGTACATGGATAAAGTGGACTACTGCCACCTGCGCGACTACCAGATGCCCGAACTTGCGCCCACCAACCCCGCCAACCAGTACGGCCCCTACCAGGGCTCCGCCGCCAACCACGTCCACGTCATCGATAACGTAGTCGACACCATCCAAAAGCGCGGCGTAGCCACTACCAATGCCCTGGAAGGGTTGAAAGTGGTGGAAATGATTGAGCGGATTTATGCGTTGAAATAA
- a CDS encoding EcsC family protein has protein sequence MKSPDHQALHDLQAWQRRMQQQPTWLNQIARRVQARLNALLPEKVHVAITAAIQKMVQGVLFGSTHTTQRPVLAGTLQEREARVRARIRAYRNTAALEGGVTGAGGFLLGLADFPLLLGIKLKLLFDIAALYGHDVRSFPERLYLLHIFQLAFSSQHTRRETYRQLAAWPETQQTVTAETFDWRTFQQEYRDYIDLAKLAQLVPVIGAAVGAVANYRLLAQLGETAIMCYRLRWFAEKGRIAGEADPAQ, from the coding sequence TTGAAATCCCCCGACCACCAAGCCCTCCACGACCTGCAGGCCTGGCAGCGCCGGATGCAGCAGCAACCCACTTGGCTGAACCAGATAGCGCGGCGCGTACAGGCGCGGCTGAATGCGTTGCTGCCGGAGAAAGTGCACGTGGCCATTACCGCGGCCATTCAGAAAATGGTGCAGGGCGTGTTGTTCGGGTCCACGCACACCACCCAACGGCCGGTATTAGCGGGCACACTGCAGGAGCGGGAGGCACGGGTGCGGGCGCGCATTCGGGCGTACCGCAACACGGCGGCTCTGGAAGGCGGCGTGACCGGGGCCGGCGGCTTCCTGCTGGGTCTCGCCGATTTTCCGCTGCTGCTGGGCATCAAGCTGAAACTGCTCTTTGATATTGCCGCCCTCTACGGCCACGATGTACGCAGCTTCCCGGAGCGGCTCTACCTGCTGCACATCTTCCAACTGGCCTTCAGCAGCCAGCACACCCGCCGCGAAACCTACCGCCAGCTAGCAGCCTGGCCCGAAACGCAGCAAACCGTTACGGCCGAAACCTTCGACTGGCGCACTTTCCAACAGGAGTACCGCGACTACATCGACCTGGCCAAGCTGGCCCAGCTGGTACCGGTGATTGGGGCGGCCGTGGGCGCCGTGGCCAACTACCGCCTGCTGGCCCAGCTCGGCGAAACGGCCATCATGTGCTACCGCCTGCGCTGGTTTGCCGAGAAGGGCCGGATTGCTGGAGAAGCGGATCCTGCACAGTAA
- a CDS encoding cell division ATP-binding protein FtsE encodes MPTATNPVIELHDAYIMQDVNTVLQKVTFTLDKGEFAYLVGRTGSGKSSLLKTLYADLALGGGTGTVVGFPLPKLSSGSKVPFLRRKLGIIFQDFQLLFDRTVAENMLFVLNATGWNGKARKQQRISEVLMQVGLANSAAKMPHQLSGGEQQRVVIARALLNEPLLLLADEPTGNLDPDVADSIMRLFVEINNSGTAVLMATHNYQIIQQYPKRVLKCEQGQLVDSATTPFQLQGDR; translated from the coding sequence ATGCCTACTGCCACCAACCCCGTTATTGAGCTCCACGACGCCTATATTATGCAGGACGTGAACACCGTGCTGCAGAAGGTGACGTTCACGCTCGACAAAGGCGAATTTGCCTATCTGGTGGGCCGCACCGGCTCCGGCAAAAGCTCGCTGCTGAAAACCCTGTACGCCGATCTGGCGCTGGGCGGCGGCACGGGCACGGTGGTCGGCTTCCCGCTGCCTAAGCTCAGCAGCGGCAGCAAGGTGCCGTTTCTGCGGCGGAAGCTGGGCATCATCTTCCAGGATTTCCAGCTGCTGTTCGACCGCACGGTGGCCGAAAATATGCTGTTTGTGCTGAACGCCACCGGCTGGAACGGCAAAGCCCGCAAGCAGCAGCGCATTTCGGAAGTGCTGATGCAGGTGGGGCTGGCCAACTCGGCGGCTAAGATGCCGCACCAGCTTTCTGGCGGCGAGCAGCAGCGGGTGGTTATTGCCCGGGCCCTGCTCAACGAGCCGCTGCTGCTGCTGGCCGACGAGCCCACCGGCAACCTCGACCCCGACGTGGCCGACAGCATCATGCGCCTGTTCGTGGAAATCAACAACTCCGGCACGGCCGTGCTCATGGCCACCCACAACTACCAGATCATCCAGCAGTATCCCAAGCGCGTGCTCAAGTGCGAGCAGGGCCAGCTGGTGGACTCGGCCACCACGCCCTTCCAGCTGCAGGGCGACCGGTAA
- a CDS encoding ATP-grasp domain-containing protein, with protein sequence MSSLQKPIGIYFEHPEWFKPLFAELDRRGLPYEKIDAAHHLFNPSEKESRYSLVVNRMSSSAYLRGHGQGIFHTAGFATHLERIGTRIINGSAATAIETNKARQLSLFELLGLKYPASRVINHASRAVDAARELRFPVVVKVNIGGSGAGIIRFDTPEGLQAAVDNNQIDLGIDQTALVQEYVTPRGGHIHRVEMLNGKFLYAMKVYTTGESFNLCPAEICQIPEEQSAEFCLTEAPKKGIQVEAFTPPAEVIEAVERIVEAAKIDVGGIEYLIDDRTGDVLFYDINALSNFVADAVNVVGFDPYARFVDYLESQLPVAAVAQEEVATA encoded by the coding sequence ATGTCATCCCTCCAAAAGCCCATTGGTATCTATTTCGAGCACCCCGAGTGGTTTAAGCCGCTGTTTGCGGAGCTGGACCGCCGCGGCCTGCCCTACGAGAAAATCGACGCCGCCCATCACCTGTTCAACCCCTCGGAAAAGGAGAGCCGCTACAGTCTGGTGGTGAACCGCATGAGCTCGTCGGCGTACCTGCGCGGGCACGGGCAGGGCATCTTCCACACGGCCGGCTTTGCCACGCATTTGGAGCGTATCGGCACGCGCATCATCAACGGCTCGGCGGCCACGGCCATCGAAACGAACAAGGCTCGTCAACTGTCCCTGTTCGAGTTGCTGGGGCTGAAATACCCGGCCTCGCGGGTCATCAACCACGCCTCCCGGGCTGTGGACGCAGCGCGCGAGCTGCGCTTTCCGGTGGTGGTGAAGGTGAACATCGGGGGCAGCGGCGCTGGTATCATCCGCTTCGATACGCCCGAGGGCCTGCAGGCCGCCGTCGACAACAACCAGATCGATCTGGGTATCGACCAGACGGCGCTGGTGCAGGAGTACGTGACGCCCCGCGGCGGCCACATTCACCGCGTGGAAATGCTCAATGGTAAGTTTCTCTACGCCATGAAGGTGTATACCACCGGCGAGAGCTTCAACCTTTGCCCGGCCGAAATCTGCCAGATTCCGGAAGAGCAGTCGGCCGAGTTCTGCCTGACCGAAGCCCCGAAAAAGGGCATCCAGGTGGAAGCCTTCACGCCGCCCGCCGAAGTAATCGAAGCCGTGGAGCGCATTGTGGAGGCCGCCAAAATCGACGTGGGCGGCATCGAGTACCTCATCGACGACCGCACTGGCGACGTGCTGTTCTACGACATCAACGCCCTGTCCAACTTCGTGGCCGACGCCGTGAACGTGGTCGGCTTCGACCCCTACGCCCGCTTCGTGGACTACCTGGAGTCGCAGCTGCCGGTGGCGGCGGTGGCTCAGGAGGAAGTAGCCACGGCGTAG
- a CDS encoding DegT/DnrJ/EryC1/StrS family aminotransferase, translated as MPTSTPPSSPIQLLDLPAQHAPIRAELETVLRHALNEAAFIQGPAVQQFAQELSDYLGGPYVVPCANGTDALQLALMALRLPPGTEVIVPAFTYVATLEAAAVLGLVPVPAEVLPGTFNLDPQAGAAAITARTGAIVAVHLFGQCADLEALRTLADQHSVALIEDNAQAIGATFRTSLGETWVAGTVGEVGTTSFFPSKNLGGFGDGGALFTRDEARATYLRQLANHGQTRKYHHAHIGLNSRLDTLQAALLRVKLPHLPAWTAARQHVAARYDAALADVPGLAVPARDPRSTHVFHQYTLTLTDDTPGRRDALQQHLAAHGVPSAVYYPLPTHLQPAYAHLSYRAGQFPVAERLCRTVLSLPIHPTLSDEQVAYVAAVVRAGCHSDEGGI; from the coding sequence GTGCCCACATCCACCCCGCCTTCATCACCCATTCAGCTGCTCGATTTGCCCGCCCAGCACGCGCCCATCCGGGCCGAGCTGGAAACGGTTCTGCGCCACGCCCTCAACGAGGCGGCTTTCATTCAGGGGCCGGCCGTGCAGCAGTTTGCGCAGGAGCTGAGCGACTACCTCGGCGGGCCGTACGTGGTGCCCTGCGCCAACGGCACCGACGCCCTGCAGCTGGCCCTGATGGCGCTACGCCTACCGCCTGGCACCGAGGTAATTGTGCCGGCCTTCACCTACGTGGCCACGCTGGAGGCCGCCGCCGTGCTGGGCTTGGTGCCCGTGCCGGCCGAGGTGCTGCCCGGTACCTTCAACCTCGATCCGCAGGCCGGTGCGGCTGCCATTACTGCCCGCACCGGCGCTATCGTGGCCGTGCACCTGTTCGGGCAGTGCGCCGATCTGGAGGCGCTGCGCACTCTGGCCGACCAGCACAGCGTGGCCCTGATTGAGGACAATGCCCAGGCCATCGGGGCCACGTTCCGCACCAGCTTGGGCGAAACCTGGGTGGCCGGCACGGTGGGAGAGGTGGGCACCACCTCGTTTTTTCCCAGCAAAAACCTGGGCGGCTTCGGCGACGGGGGCGCTTTGTTCACCCGCGATGAAGCCCGCGCCACCTACCTGCGCCAGCTCGCCAACCACGGCCAGACGCGTAAGTACCACCACGCCCATATCGGCCTCAACTCCCGCCTCGATACGCTGCAGGCCGCGCTGCTGCGCGTGAAATTGCCCCACCTGCCCGCCTGGACCGCCGCCCGTCAGCACGTAGCCGCCCGCTACGATGCCGCCCTGGCCGACGTACCCGGCCTGGCCGTTCCCGCCCGCGACCCGCGCAGCACCCACGTTTTCCACCAATACACCCTCACGCTAACTGACGACACGCCCGGCCGCCGCGACGCGCTGCAGCAGCACTTGGCGGCGCACGGCGTGCCCAGCGCCGTGTACTATCCGCTGCCCACGCATCTGCAGCCGGCCTATGCCCACCTGAGCTACCGCGCTGGGCAGTTTCCGGTGGCCGAGCGGCTGTGCAGGACGGTACTGTCGCTGCCCATTCACCCCACACTCAGCGACGAGCAGGTAGCCTACGTGGCTGCTGTGGTGCGCGCTGGCTGTCATTCCGACGAAGGAGGAATCTGA